A segment of the Candidatus Doudnabacteria bacterium genome:
GCTGCGGGACTCCGCGGGAAATAAGCCCGCTGTCGGCGCCAAGCCCCGAAACATTGTAATATTGCCCGCTGGGTACATCAGATACGGCAATTGTAAAACTTCCTTCCTGGGGGCCTTCGTAACTGCCGCTTATTGCGGCTTGCACCGTTGAAGTGGAATCGGATGGAGTTGCGGCAGGTGTGGAATTAAGCAAAGCTGAAAAAGCATTTGCAACTGATGTTGCCTGCTGCTGAACTGTATTGGTATAAGAAGCCTTGGCATTATCAAGCGCCACTTGAGCCACGTTGATATCGGGGCTGGATGCTCCACTTATTACTTTGTCCAAATTTGCCTGAGCCGACAAAACTTGGGCATTGGCCTGGGCAATTGAAGCGGATGCGTCTTTTTCGTCGAGCATGGCCAATGTCTGTCCGGATCTGACCTTATCTCCGACCTTAACATTGATTTGGGTTAAAATACCCGTGCCTTTGAACCCTAGACTTAAATTTGACTGCGAAGTAACCGTACCGGTTGAAATTACGGTTTCTTTTACGTCCTGTTTTGCAACCGTGTAAGACTCTTTATAAACTACGGGCTTCGGACGGAATATCAAATACCCAATGAATACTGCGGCGAGTATGACAATGGTCCAGATGATGTATTTTTTGGTAAAAAATCTCATAAATTAAATTTATTATATAGCTTTTCTATGATCCTGATAAGAGTTGCCCTTTCAACCGAGGTCAGATCAGCCAAAGCTGCACGGATCTTTTTCTTAAAAAATTGAGACCCGTTCTTTAATAATATCTGTCCTTTTTTTGTCAATTTCAGCTGCACGATCCTGCGGTCATTGCGCACCGCTGATCGGGCTATCAACCCTGATTTTACCATACCCTCGATCAATGAGGTAGCGGAAGGAGGGGTAACCCCGAACAGGTCCGCTATGTCTTTCATCACAGTCGGATGATTGTTCGAGATAAAATGCAGGACGCGCAAATGCAGAGGCGAATATGAAAAGCGGTGCTTGGGAACGTCATGTCCCAGCTTCTTTGCTTCAAACATCAGGTTGATTATCTGGTCGGTCTGGCTATCCGGCATATATAGTTAGGTAGTCTAAATATTAACTAGTCTAAGTATATAAGCTATAGCTGATTTTGTCAAGGATAAATCAAAAAAACACTGATCTTAAAATCGGTGCTTTGATTACTCAAACAATCTTTTAAAAGTTTCTTTGGCTGGGGAGGAAGGATTCGGACCTTCGAATGTCGCCTCCAAAGGGCGATGCCTTACCGCTTGGCTACTCCCCAACATGAACTTAACCCATAAAATATAACAGTTTATACGGGTTTACTCAAACCTTATTCTATTTCGCCGCCCAGGATCTTCAGCGCTGATTCAACTGTTTCATTCGGCTGCCCTTCGCTTGCAGCTTTAGGCCAGTCTTTGGCTATTACAGGCCTGACCATAAGTTTTACGCCTGTCACTTCTTCAATTACCTGGTCTACGATTATCCGGTTCTTCCGTGCTTCAATCGCATCCTTGTGGAATTTGTAGGGAAAAACCAGGATCAGTTCCTTGCCTTCAATAGCCGTGGGCACGGCAAGGTTCAAGCTTGAGATGAGGGAATGGTTGTAATCCTTGATCTTATCTAAAATTTGCGGCCAGCTTGCAATGACTTTTGATAATAACTCCCCCGCATTATCTGGAGCGTTTTCATCCCCTCTTACATTAAGAGGAGTTGGCGCGATAGCGCCAGTGGAGTTACTCTCCCAGGTCGCTTCAACCGCAGCCAGTTCCAAAGGCAGGCTTTGCACCACAGTCCATTTGATCTCTCCTTCCGCTTTCTGGAAGATATGGATGATCTTCGTTAAACGCGGTAAGGCAAGCGCTTCAGCTTGGCGCTTCAAAATTTCCTGCACGTCCTTTGTGAACCCAAAGTCAGAAATAGTGCCCACTTTTATCAGCAGGATTTTCCGCAGATATTCCAAAAAATCTTTTTCAAACTGGAAAAGATCGCGGCCGGCATACATCAGATCACTGATAAATCCGACGGCTTCCTGGGTTTTATTCTCAATGATCAGGTTCAGAAATTTGCTGGTCGTTCGAACTCCGGTCAGACCCAAAACCTGCTCAACCAGCTCTTCAGTAACCTCTCCTTCCGCATAATTGATGACCTGGTCCAGAAGCGACAAACCGTCCCGGAAACTGCCGTCTGCGGCGGTTGCGATCTCCATCAGAGCGCCTTCAGAAATGACGATTTTATTATCTTCTCCCACATATTTTAGGAGCCTGGTCAGATCCGCCACGCTGACCTTTTTAAAGTCAAACCGCTGCGTACGGGAAATTATGGTAGCCGGTACTTTGTTGATCTCAGTTGTGGCCAAAATAAACACGGCATGTTTGGGAGGCTCTTCCAAAGTCTTGAGCAAGGCGTTAAATGCGCCTTTGGACAGCATATGGACTTCGTCTATAATGATAACTTTGTAAGTGGCTTTGGTCGGCGCAAACTGCAAATGTTCTATCAGTTCGCGGATATTGTCCACGCCGGTATGGGACGCAGCATCGATCTCCAGCAAATCCAGGCTGGTGGCTTCAAAAAACGATTTGCACACATCGCATTGGTTGCAAGGTTCGCTTCCTTGGCGGTTCGTGCAATTGATGGCCCGCGCAAAAATCCGGGCCAATGTAGTTTTGCCCACGCCCCTAGGACCCGTGAACAGATAGGCGTGTCCCACGCGGTTGTTAGCCACGGCATTGGCAAGGGTGGATTTGATGTGCTCTTGATTTACGACAGAAGCGAAATTGAGCGGGCGATATTTACGATATAAAACTAAATTAGACATATATTTGGCTCCTTATTTTACCATAAAACAAAAACAGACCAAAATGGTCTGCTCAACTCAAAATTTAACTATTTTTTGAAAACAAAAAGCTTATAGCCGATGAAATTCCAGATGAGGCTGATGCCGGTCGCGGCTAGTGCCGCAACGTTCAGCCAAAGATGCTGCGACAGACCGAACATGGGAGAAATATGGGTTGTGATCAGGTAAACCGTGCCGGAGTTGATTCCGGCGCCAATGATGCTGACTATCAAAAACAGGCTGAACTTGCGCCCGGTATCGGTATGGGTTTGATCTTTAAAAGACCAGCGCTTGTTCCAGATATAGCTGTTGGTCGTGGCCACGGCAAAAGCCACAACAGCCAAGGGAATGATCTTGCCGCCGCTTGTTATGCCGGTTATCGCCGACAAAATATTTAAAATAATAAAATTGATCGCGGTATTGATGACTCCGACCACGACAAACTTCAAAAATTGATTGATCGTTGATTTGTATTTCTCGTACATGTTTTTGCAACACCCCAGCCTCAGATCTCGTCAAGCTCTGTTTCATCAGAAGCATCTGCCCGTGTCAGCGGTGCCAAAGACTGCCCAGCCTGGTCTTTTTTGATGACATTCTCAACCGCGCCCCAGTTCGCATCCCGGTCCTTGGGCAATACTATTGTCACCTGGTCTCCGGGCTCCGCCTTAAAGTAAGTCAGACTGGCCAGGAGGACTTTGAAAGGTTTGCCTTCAGCCACGACCTTATATTCGCCTTTTTCATCCTGGACCAAAACGCCCAAAATTTTGCGCCGTTCGATGGGCCCGATCTGTTTGTAGATGAACGAGCCGTCATCCGCAATGGTCAGTTTCAGCACATCGCCTTCCACCAGTTTACTTTTTGACGCATAATTTGCCGGCACCGGATACTGCTTGCCGTCAGGCCCGATCATATTTTGGCCGTCAAACATGCCCTCTACGACCTTGCCGCCGTCGGAAACATTCAGAACTTGCGCTCTTTTCATGATATCGGAAGAAACTTCAGCCTTGCCTCCCATCATTTCACGCAATAAAGCGCGGGCCGACTGAATATTCTTTTCAGCTGACTCGATCATCTGGGCAACAAGTGCAAGATTAGAAAGATTGTCCATATTCGTTTTAATTTCTGAGGCTGGGTATAAGATTACCTGGCAATTTTAACGATTTATCCACAGCCTGTCAAGGTTGATTTTCCCGAAAGTTTATACGATTTAAAGTTGTTTTTGGTTTCCTAAACGCTCTAAAAACAAATATATTATAGCAGACTCTATTTATCGTCTGCAAGCAGGGTTTTTACCCAGGCGATAAAGACCTGTAATGCCTGCTGGAAATTATTGTCGTGCGGATTTTCCAGCATTTCAATGCCCTGATCGTAGTGCTCGTCTTTTACTTCAGGGACCTCAAGCTTTTTTTCTACAGGCTGTTCGCGCTCCAGTTCGGTTTCCAATTTTTCCGGAGTGTTCATATTTTATCTTTTTCCAAAAATTGATTGAATTTGGGAAAATCTTTACGCAGATCCTCGGCTTTTATCTCTTCGCGGATAGCTTCCTGGAGGATTTCCAGGGCCATCTTCGTATCCTGCGGCAGAATATCAGCTACAAATTCCCGGACCTTCTCTTCCAGCTGTTTGCGCTGGGAGATTTGAATGCCGAATTGGATCCGCTCTTCCAGCTGGAACAGTTCGTCAAAATCGGAAGACAGATCCTTGATCAGCCGCAAAAAATCCTGTTCTGTGTCGATCAGATTGATGTTATCAACGACTTTCTGGGCAATTTCGGCAGCCCGGCTAAGGCTGATCTTCCGGATGCGCAGTTCCTCTGCCAAAAAATAGCACACTGATTTGGCATATTCATTTTTCTTTTCGGCAGCTGTGGTCATTAAATAAATACTTACGCTGTTTTTTCAACCACGGCAGGACCCGCGGCCAGCGGCGAACCGAGTTTGGTCCGTTCCAGGATCTCAGCTTCAATTTCGCTCCGGGCGCGGCCAAACTTCAAGCGCGACAAATTCCGGATAACCGCCGCAACCGTCAGATCAGCGCCCGGCGGTTTTGGATAAGTTTCCATATTGAACGGACGGGACGCGGTCCCATGGATCATAAGCTTGACGTAAGCGTTGTACCGGTCGATATTTATCACATCAAATTCGTTAAAAACAGGCGCAAATTCCTTGGCCATGATCTCCGCGTCCTCAACGCCGATCCGAAAACAGATCATGGTGCCGGTGTTGCCGAAGACGGCATTCTTCATTGAGGAATCAAGCGCAGATGAGCCTTCCTTTTCCACGGCCAGCTGGGAAATGAACTGATGGGCCATGATCAAATTCAGCCGGTATTTTCGGGCTTCGGACAGGATCGTGGCAAAACTGTCGGTCACAAAATTTTGGAACTCATCTACATACAGATAGAAATCCCGCCGCTGATCCTCGGGAATGTCGGCGCGCGCCAAAGCAGCCATCTGGATCTTGGAGACGATTATCAATCCCAAAAGCTTGGCATTGATCTCGCCGGTCTTGCCTTTGGACAAATTTATCAGCAGGATCTTGCCTTCATCCATGACCTTCCTCAGATCGAACGCGCTTTGCGTCTGGCCGATGATATTGCGCATCATTTCGTTTTCCACGAACCGGCCGACTTTCGAGATCAGATAACCCAGCATTTCCGATTTGTGAAAATCGGATGTCTTAGCCATTTCTTTTTCCCAAAAGCTGCGCACGATAGGGTCTTTGACCTTGGACACTTTGTATTTCTGAAAATCCGTATCCGTGAACATGCGCGGGATGTCCGCCAGCGTGCCCGGATACTGTTTGTCTTCCATCAGGGTCAGCATGACATTGCGCATGTTATGCTCGAACATGGGACCGATCATTTCCGGCGGGAAAAGTTTCATAAAGATCGCGATCATTTCCTGCACCGCAAAATCTTTTTGCTCGGGACCTGCAACTTGCAGCATGTTCAGGCCCAGAGGGCGCTCCATATCGAACGGTTCGAACAAGATCACGTCTTCCGCCCGCTCCTTGGGGATGTACTGCAGAACATCCTCGACCAGATCGCCGTGCGGGTCAACGACGCAGACTCCCTCGCCGGCGCGGATATCCTGGATGACCATATTTTTCAGCATCTCTGTCTTCCCTGTACCGGTGCGGCCGATTATGTACTGGTGCCGCCTGCGGTCGTCGCGCTCCAGATAAATCTTGGTTTCAATGCCGCGGTAAAAATTCCGCCCCAAAAGCACGCCTGTCGTCGGCGTATTCACCGGCGCGGGAGCTTTTTTTGCGGACAGCCATTTAATGTTCGGGGTATCCAGGAATCTGGTCGGCAAATGCCAGAGGCTGGCCAGCTCCTCGGTATTGAGGATCATCTTCGTGTTGCGGAAAACGCGGAAAATATAATCGGTCATCACAACCGATTGTTTTTTATTCAGGACTTTAAATCCGTTGAACGGCGGCATGGTGTATTGCATGAATGACGCCAGAATATTGCGCAGGTTTGCGTCTGCGGTCATTTGATCAGCGGAAGATGCGACCACCCGCAGATTGAACTTAAAACCCGATTTGGACGCTTTCTCTTCAAATTTCTTGATGATCTCCTGCTGCATCGGCGTCAGCTGCAGCGGCTTGTTCATGCCGGACTGGTCCATGTAGCCCGCGTGTTCCTGCTGCTTGTTCTTGGAAGAAAACAGCTGATCGAACGCGCTTCCCAAAAGGCGGAAGAAGCCATTGAAGATCTTTGAAGCGGTTGAGGAGGTGACAATATCGGGATGGCGGCCTTGCTGGATCTGAAGCGCGTATCCGCGGGGTTTTGACTGCCAGTGCTCGGAAGCCGGGCTGATCAAAAGCTGGATGGCCGCGCCTTCCTCCGCTGATAATTTCGACAAGCTGTTCGTCAGCGAGCTCAGCGGATCGGTTTCCATGGATTTGTACGTGCGCAGGGGGAACGAATAGTTTTTCTGCAAACTCAGTTCACTGGCTGCGACAAATGATTTCGGAGAAAAAATATTATACGGCCTGATGACGTCGATCTGGGCATCGGGATATTGCCCCTGCAGCTGCTTCTCCACGAGGTTCTGGAGTCTTTTCGGGACATTGATGTAAAACGAGATCTTTCTTTCGTGGGCAGCGATCTCAAAACTTATATATTCATTTATCCCCAAAAAATGCTTTAGGTCGCCGCCTTCGGTTGTGCCGATGGTGGCGAAGAACTGCTCCGCAATGCCAATGATGTCTTTTTCCTCTTTTTGCGCCTGCTGTTCCGGGTCGGAATTTTCCTTGGGGATCATAACTTCCAAAAATACGGAATCGAGCATCCGCGGGGCCCAGGTTTTTTTGCGCAGAGTATCCATAGCCAAAAAATACAAAAGCAGGCCGACGAGGCCCAGGATGGCTATAAGTATCAGCCAGAATAAAATTAGCGAACCGTTGAACAAACTCATTTTTATTTTTGATTTCCTAAAATAACTTTTCGGGTTATCCCAAAATCTCTCTTAAGGCCTCAGTCTGATCATTCCCGCTGGCTCCGGAGTTCATCATATCTTCGATCGCTTTCCTCTTCTGAGCTTCGGTTTTATATTCGATTTTCAGAGGCATACCTGCTTCGTTATGAACTTCTTCCGCGGATTGCTCTTTACTCGCATCAGGCGAAATGATTTTTTGAACCTTATCGGCGTTTTGTTCCCGTTCGGCTTCGGTCGGCCACGAGCGAGTGGTCTTGTCGCGTTGGCTATCCAAAAATTCCCCTGCCTCCTGATTGGGTTTCAAGGATTTTGTTTCCATATTTTCCGGGATATGCCCGGTTTCAATTGGTTTTTCAGGTATTTCTGCCATATTTGTAATTAGTTTATAAGTTAACTGCTAAGTTTACTACATATTCAGGATTTTGACAAGGGTTGGTTTCAGATCCAAGATTTATAAAAGTAGCTATATTATAACATAAATTTCATGATTTTGACGAATTGGCGAACAAATGGTAAAATTTAGGCATTCCGGTCGGTTATTTTGAAACAAAATGTCACTGAAAATCATACATACGAAAAATTTGCGCTGGGTTGATATAGTCAATCCCGATGAAAAGGATTTGAACTATCTTAAGGAAAATTTTAAATTCCACCCCTTGGATTTCGATGATATCGTGGTTTCAGCCACGCGCACGAAAATCGATGAATACGACCACTACCACTTTCTGGTCTTGCTTTTTCCGCTCCTCAACCGCGAGACCGGCGAGATCAGACCTGCGGAAGTGGATTTTTTTGTCGGCAAAGATTTTTTGGTGACAATACATGACGGGTCCATGCGCACGCTGAACAACCTTGTTCACAATGTGCATCAATATGACAACAGCCGCATAAGCTATCTATCCGCAGGGCCGGGCTATCTTCTGTTCTCAGTTCTGGAAATACTTTTTAAAAGAAGTTCCCCCATCCTGGACAGGATCAATCATGACGTTAACGAGGCCGGTAAAAATATTTTTCAGCTGGATATCCAAACCCTGCAAAAGCTGTCGGAACTGAAGAAAAATATAATTATTTATCGGCGCATCATGAAAATGCATGCGTATGTTCTGGTCAAGCTGGAGCGGAGCCGGAAAGACTACATGCAGTTCAAGGATTCCAAAGGTTATTTCCAGGGCCTGATAGAATACGCGGATAATAACTGGGAAGTGCTTTCTTCCGACAAGGAAAGCGTGGAAAGCTTTGAGCAGACCAATCAGTCGCTGGGCACGCACAAGCTCAATGACATCGTGCAGGTCTTAACCGTGCTTTCGGTCATTATTTCCGTGCTGGCCCTGGTCACTGACATCCTGATATTTTTTGAACGCACAAATATTGAAAAAAATTACGGGCTTTCCACGGATTTTCAGCTGTTCCTGTTTATCACAACAGTGCTCGTTGTCATAACGACCGTAATGCTGAGTTTCTTTAAGAGTCGCAAATGGCTATAATGAGCCCATGCTCAAGCTTTATAACTCGCTGACCCGCAAAATTGAAGAATTCAAGCCTATCAAAGCTGATGAGGTCGGTTTTTATATTTGCGGCCCTACGGTTTACGACAATGCGCACATCGGCAACCTGCGGACCATGATCATGGGTGATCTCATGCGCCGGACTTTGGAATACAACGGATTCCGGGTCAATCAGGTCATGAATATTACGGATGTAGGCCACCTGACGTCTGACGGAGATGTCGGCGAGGATAAAATGGAAAAAAACGCCAAAAACCTGGAAGAATATTTGGCCGTTGCACAAAAATACACAGACAGCTTTTTAAGCGACTTAAAAGCGCTTAATATTGAACTGCCGTCTGTGATGCCTAAGGCTTCGGAGCACGTCAATGAGCAGATCGGCATGATCAAAACCTTGATCGAAAAAGGATTTGCATACGAATCAGATGAAGCAGTTTACTTTGATGTTTCCAAATTCCCCGCTTACAACAAGCTCACCGGCCAGAAACTTGTTGATATGAAACTTGGGGCTCGGCAGGATGTGGTAATGGACATGAAGAAAAAAAATCCTTACGATTTTGTTCTTTGGTTCAAGACCATTGGCCGGTACGCCAGCCATATCATGCGCTGGGATTCTCCGTGGGGCGAAGGGTTTCCCGGCTGGCACATTGAATGCTCCGCCATGAGCAAAAAATATCTGGGCGACCGCTTTGATATCCATGCCGCGGGCATTGACCTGAAGTTCCCCCACAATACGAATGAGATCGCGCAGTCAGAAAGCGCCAACGGCAAGCCTTATGTAAATTATTGGGTCCACGGCGAACACTTGCTTTTCGACAAAGCCAAAATGGCCAAGTCTGAAGGCAAAGCTTTAACTTTGCAAAACCTTATTGACAAAGGATTCAATCCACTGGCTTTCCGCTATCTGGTTTTGACCGCCCATTACCGCTCCAAACTGAATTTCACCTGGGATAGCCTGCAGGGAGCCCAGAATGCTCTAAATCATCTCTACGAAGAGGTTTCGGCTTTTGACGCGCCGGAAAATGAAATTGAAGAATTTGAGCAGACATTTCTGGAAACCGTCAATAATGATCTGGATACCCCGCAGGCTATTGCAGTGATGCAGGATCTGATCAAAGCCGAACAGCCAAGTTCCGCCAAACTCGCCACCCTGATCAAATTTGATAAAATTTTCGGACTTAAGATCAAGGAGGTATGGCAAACGGCAAAAGTCATCCCGGAAAACGTGCGCAAATTGATTGATGAACGGGAACAAGCGCGTAAAGCAAAAGATTTCAAAAAATCCGATGAGCTCCGCCACGCGATCGAATCCGAAGGCTTCGTTGTTGAAGATACGATCGACGGGTTTAGAATCAAAAAAAGTTTTGAGACCAAAAAAAAGACGGATTGACATTGAAATTCAATTCGTCCCGTACGTTACATCCCTCTGTTCGTACCGTAGGTTATAGTCCTCTGTGAAGTCAGCCTTCGCAGGGTTTTGATTTTTCTCTCGCAGACTTCGCAAACCATGAGATGCAAAGCCGTGGATTGGCGCTCCTGTTCGCCCATCACGTCGCGGACCAGCCGGCCGAGGTCCTCATCGCTCGGGCATCCCTTGCCGTCGTATGGCATAGGTTCTCCTTAATTGGATTTCTGCCGCTGCGGTTTGTAATTGCGCAGATCAATGATCTTGAGTCCCGGACCCATTGTCCGCAACTCACGAACAAGCTTTTCAGCCATCTCTAGAGTGAAGTGAATTTCGTCCGGGTTGGTATTCTGATTCGGCATTTGCGCTCGCGCCATATTCCACTTGATCACCAACTGCCTGGTCGCTTCATCCACATCCTCATCCCGAAGCGGCAATCCTGACTGCTTGATCTGGCGGAAGAGCTCATGGGCGTCCGTGGATTTGAGCGTGTCCTGCTGGATGCCAACCTCGACCATATAACGGCCGTAGACCTGAGACCAGACCTCACACGAATAGAATCCATCAGCGCCCACGATCCGGCCATGCTTGCGGCAAGTATTGCAGAGCTCAAATTTTGGCCCTGTCATTGTTCCTCCTCACAGAATATAGCGGTATGATACACAATTTTAGACAAAATTAAATTGATTTGTCAAAGCTGAAACTTGGGCTTATAATGACTTTGGCGGCAAATTTTGCCGTTTTTTTTTGTTATCAACATTGTCCCCAGTGTCCACACCCTTGCGGGAAGCATTTGTATAAACTTATAATAGATTACCTCTTTAAACGACAAAAATGCCAAAAAAACAGGCTGAAACCAAGCCTTCTGAGAATTTCATCAACCGCATTCCGCCGCAAAACCTGGAAGCCGAGCAGTCGGTATTGGGTTCTCTTCTGCTTGACCGCGAAGGGATCATCAAAATTGCCGACCTCATCAGCGCCGATGATTTCTATGACGATCGCCACCGCATCATCTTCATGGGAATCATCAGGCTTTATGACGAGCGCGCGTCCATTGATATTCTGACGGTCTCCAATGTTCTGGAAGAAGGTCATTC
Coding sequences within it:
- a CDS encoding MarR family transcriptional regulator, which translates into the protein MPDSQTDQIINLMFEAKKLGHDVPKHRFSYSPLHLRVLHFISNNHPTVMKDIADLFGVTPPSATSLIEGMVKSGLIARSAVRNDRRIVQLKLTKKGQILLKNGSQFFKKKIRAALADLTSVERATLIRIIEKLYNKFNL
- the dnaX gene encoding DNA polymerase III subunit gamma/tau, yielding MSNLVLYRKYRPLNFASVVNQEHIKSTLANAVANNRVGHAYLFTGPRGVGKTTLARIFARAINCTNRQGSEPCNQCDVCKSFFEATSLDLLEIDAASHTGVDNIRELIEHLQFAPTKATYKVIIIDEVHMLSKGAFNALLKTLEEPPKHAVFILATTEINKVPATIISRTQRFDFKKVSVADLTRLLKYVGEDNKIVISEGALMEIATAADGSFRDGLSLLDQVINYAEGEVTEELVEQVLGLTGVRTTSKFLNLIIENKTQEAVGFISDLMYAGRDLFQFEKDFLEYLRKILLIKVGTISDFGFTKDVQEILKRQAEALALPRLTKIIHIFQKAEGEIKWTVVQSLPLELAAVEATWESNSTGAIAPTPLNVRGDENAPDNAGELLSKVIASWPQILDKIKDYNHSLISSLNLAVPTAIEGKELILVFPYKFHKDAIEARKNRIIVDQVIEEVTGVKLMVRPVIAKDWPKAASEGQPNETVESALKILGGEIE
- a CDS encoding GtrA family protein, producing MYEKYKSTINQFLKFVVVGVINTAINFIILNILSAITGITSGGKIIPLAVVAFAVATTNSYIWNKRWSFKDQTHTDTGRKFSLFLIVSIIGAGINSGTVYLITTHISPMFGLSQHLWLNVAALAATGISLIWNFIGYKLFVFKK
- a CDS encoding type IV secretion system DNA-binding domain-containing protein; translation: MSLFNGSLILFWLILIAILGLVGLLLYFLAMDTLRKKTWAPRMLDSVFLEVMIPKENSDPEQQAQKEEKDIIGIAEQFFATIGTTEGGDLKHFLGINEYISFEIAAHERKISFYINVPKRLQNLVEKQLQGQYPDAQIDVIRPYNIFSPKSFVAASELSLQKNYSFPLRTYKSMETDPLSSLTNSLSKLSAEEGAAIQLLISPASEHWQSKPRGYALQIQQGRHPDIVTSSTASKIFNGFFRLLGSAFDQLFSSKNKQQEHAGYMDQSGMNKPLQLTPMQQEIIKKFEEKASKSGFKFNLRVVASSADQMTADANLRNILASFMQYTMPPFNGFKVLNKKQSVVMTDYIFRVFRNTKMILNTEELASLWHLPTRFLDTPNIKWLSAKKAPAPVNTPTTGVLLGRNFYRGIETKIYLERDDRRRHQYIIGRTGTGKTEMLKNMVIQDIRAGEGVCVVDPHGDLVEDVLQYIPKERAEDVILFEPFDMERPLGLNMLQVAGPEQKDFAVQEMIAIFMKLFPPEMIGPMFEHNMRNVMLTLMEDKQYPGTLADIPRMFTDTDFQKYKVSKVKDPIVRSFWEKEMAKTSDFHKSEMLGYLISKVGRFVENEMMRNIIGQTQSAFDLRKVMDEGKILLINLSKGKTGEINAKLLGLIIVSKIQMAALARADIPEDQRRDFYLYVDEFQNFVTDSFATILSEARKYRLNLIMAHQFISQLAVEKEGSSALDSSMKNAVFGNTGTMICFRIGVEDAEIMAKEFAPVFNEFDVINIDRYNAYVKLMIHGTASRPFNMETYPKPPGADLTVAAVIRNLSRLKFGRARSEIEAEILERTKLGSPLAAGPAVVEKTA
- a CDS encoding CorA family divalent cation transporter, whose product is MSLKIIHTKNLRWVDIVNPDEKDLNYLKENFKFHPLDFDDIVVSATRTKIDEYDHYHFLVLLFPLLNRETGEIRPAEVDFFVGKDFLVTIHDGSMRTLNNLVHNVHQYDNSRISYLSAGPGYLLFSVLEILFKRSSPILDRINHDVNEAGKNIFQLDIQTLQKLSELKKNIIIYRRIMKMHAYVLVKLERSRKDYMQFKDSKGYFQGLIEYADNNWEVLSSDKESVESFEQTNQSLGTHKLNDIVQVLTVLSVIISVLALVTDILIFFERTNIEKNYGLSTDFQLFLFITTVLVVITTVMLSFFKSRKWL
- the cysS gene encoding cysteine--tRNA ligase, translated to MLKLYNSLTRKIEEFKPIKADEVGFYICGPTVYDNAHIGNLRTMIMGDLMRRTLEYNGFRVNQVMNITDVGHLTSDGDVGEDKMEKNAKNLEEYLAVAQKYTDSFLSDLKALNIELPSVMPKASEHVNEQIGMIKTLIEKGFAYESDEAVYFDVSKFPAYNKLTGQKLVDMKLGARQDVVMDMKKKNPYDFVLWFKTIGRYASHIMRWDSPWGEGFPGWHIECSAMSKKYLGDRFDIHAAGIDLKFPHNTNEIAQSESANGKPYVNYWVHGEHLLFDKAKMAKSEGKALTLQNLIDKGFNPLAFRYLVLTAHYRSKLNFTWDSLQGAQNALNHLYEEVSAFDAPENEIEEFEQTFLETVNNDLDTPQAIAVMQDLIKAEQPSSAKLATLIKFDKIFGLKIKEVWQTAKVIPENVRKLIDEREQARKAKDFKKSDELRHAIESEGFVVEDTIDGFRIKKSFETKKKTD